CACAGGCGGGCGAGTCACTGCCTCAGGCTCGTGGCCTCAGCCTGGGGAGGCCCAGCCAGTGGGTAGGAGGCGGTGGCCCAGCAGCCCCACACGTTCGGGATAGGGAGTGCAGAGCCCAGAGCCGGGCCACGGTGCGGGGCGTGCGGTGTTCTCAGACACCAGCGGTCCCTGGAGCCCTCCACGTCTTCCCCCACCATCATCAGAGCAACTCGGGGACAGAGAGAACCTGGGCTCCAGGGGAGTGGCAGCAGGGCCCAGGTCTCGGCAccagcacagagcagggagggccGGGGCGGGTGAGGCCAGGGCCCGGCGTGCAGCTGTCCCTCCCAGCAGCTCTCCCGCTGACTGCAGCCGTGACCATCGTCATGTCAGACTACGAGAACGAGGACCAGTGCTGGGGCGCCCTGGAGAGCTTCCGCGTGAAGCTCATCTCCATCATTGACCCCTCGCGCATCACGCCCTACCTGCGCCAGTGCAAGGTGCTGAGCCCCGACGACGAGGAGCAGGTGCTCAGTGACCCCAACCTGGTCATCCGCAAGCGGAAAGTGGGTCAGTGCTGCCTCAGCCGGGAGCGCCGGGCACAGCAGCGGGCACCCCCAGCACCCGCACCTGGTCCTGCCTGTGGGGAGCGGTGGCGCTTCTGGGCACAGCAGAGGCCCCAGGGGAGAGCCCAGGGCGGGCGGGCAGGACAGCCACGGCCCAGCCAGGCCCTGTGGGTTTCAGGTGTGCTCCTGGACATCCTGCAGCGGACTGGCCACAAGGGCTACGTAGCCTTCCTCGAGAGCCTGGAGCTCTACTACCCGCAGCTCTACAAGAAGGTCACGGGCAAGGAGCCTACCCGTGTCTTCTCCATGATCATCGGTGAGGCATGGGACCCCGCAGGCAGGCCACCGAGGCTGGCCTCCTGACGGACAGACCGGGGACAAGAGCGAGTGTAAGGGGCGCAGGGCTCcgtcctgctcctctctctgctggaGGAAAGGCAGGCCCCCGCtggggggagtggtggggacAGACTGACTTACAGGTCAGAACCCCTCTGCCTGACCCCACCAAAGCCTCGGCTCCTAGAAGGACGGGCGTCTACTGGCGCTACCAACGGGCAAAGCCACGCTTTCCCCAGCCTAGACGCATGTCCTCTCGCCTCCCAATCAAGATCACGACAGAAGCAGGAGTGTGCCTGGCCTGAGGGCTCCCGTGCTGGGGGTGGGCCAGGGGGTGGGCCCCGGCTGGGCCGCAGGGTGGGTCAGGGAGGCTCGGCTTGCATCCTCAAAGGGGAGCACCAGCACCTCGGGGTGGCCCCTCGGCCGGGCCCCCTGTCTCCTGGAGGGGCCCGGCCGGCCCTCAGGCCTGGGGTGCAGCAGGGCAGGGCGGCCCCAGGCTGGGCGGGCCCTCTGACGCGGCTGAGCCGTTGCAGACGCATCGGGGGAGTCGGGCCTGACGCAGCTGCTGATGAGCGAGGTGCTGAAGCTGCAGAGGAGGGTGCAGGAGCTGACGCAGCGGCTGGGCTCCCAGGACGAGCTGGCGGCCGAGCTGCGGCTGAAGGACGGGCTGCTCCGCAAGCACCAGGAGCGCGTGCAGCGGCTCCGGGAGGAGTGCGAGGCCGGCGCTCGCGAGCTCCGGCGCTGCAAAGAGGAGAACTATGACCTGGCCCTGCGCCTGGCCCGCCAGAGCGAGGAGAAGGGTGCCGCGCTCACGCACAGCCGCGACCTGCAGCTCGAGGTGCCTGCGCCCCGGCCAGAGGGTGGCCGGGCGCTGGGGCGAGGCGGGCCGGCTGACGCGTCTGCCCGCAGGTGGAGCGGCTCAAGCACTGCCTCATGAAGGCAGAAGACGACTGCCGGGTGGAGCGCAGGAACACGCTGAAGCTGCGGCATGCCGTGGAGCAGCGGCCCAGCCAGGAGCTGGTGTGGGAGCTGCAGCAGGAGAAGACGCTGCTGCGGGCGCGCGTGCAGGAGCTGGAGGCCACCGTGCAGGTGGGGGGTGGCCGGCGGGGCAGGCCCTGCCAGGAGCCGGGGGCCCCAGGTGGGTGGGGGCGGTGCTCAGGGAAGCTGGACAGCCCTGCAGGACGCTGGTCCCAGAGCAGGGCCCGCTCACGCTTCGCTGCTTCCTGCCGCTCCGTCCTGTTCACCACCCCCAGGAAGGGAAGCCAGACAAGAGCAGCCCCTACGTCCAGGTGCTGGAGGGGGACTGGAGGCAGGCGCTGCGGGACCACCAAGAGCAGGCCGACACCATCCTGTCTCTGCGCAAGGCCCTGCGGCAGGGCGAGGCCCTGCATGCCCGGGTATGTGGCCGGCTGGGCTGAGGGACTGCCCCGTGTCCACGCAGCCCCTGGGATCCACACCCCGACCTCACCCCTTCCTGGAGGTGCAGGGGCATGGACTCCTCACCCCACTCCTGGCCCGTACTCCCCCAGGATGGCCAGGCCCCGGCTTTGATCTGGAAGTTCAGGGCTGGCAGGGACCCAGGGGCTCCTGTG
This is a stretch of genomic DNA from Mustela lutreola isolate mMusLut2 chromosome 12, mMusLut2.pri, whole genome shotgun sequence. It encodes these proteins:
- the CARD9 gene encoding caspase recruitment domain-containing protein 9 — encoded protein: MSDYENEDQCWGALESFRVKLISIIDPSRITPYLRQCKVLSPDDEEQVLSDPNLVIRKRKVGVLLDILQRTGHKGYVAFLESLELYYPQLYKKVTGKEPTRVFSMIIDASGESGLTQLLMSEVLKLQRRVQELTQRLGSQDELAAELRLKDGLLRKHQERVQRLREECEAGARELRRCKEENYDLALRLARQSEEKGAALTHSRDLQLEVERLKHCLMKAEDDCRVERRNTLKLRHAVEQRPSQELVWELQQEKTLLRARVQELEATVQEGKPDKSSPYVQVLEGDWRQALRDHQEQADTILSLRKALRQGEALHARCVEEKEMFELQCLALRKDSEMYKDRIEAVLRQMEEVAGERDQAIATREELHAQHSRSLREKDALRKQVRELAEKADDLQLQLFQREGQLLAAEGRLRRQQLDALVLSSDLEDSSPRNSQELSLPLDLEAIQLSDKGGPADGDSPQQPFAALQEEHLSLTPNDAGPSGGEPPEKERRRLKESFENYRRKRALRKMQPGARPAEADWENTTGSDNTDTEGS